A window of Punica granatum isolate Tunisia-2019 chromosome 8, ASM765513v2, whole genome shotgun sequence genomic DNA:
TTAGTTCATGATAATTTTAAAGTTAACAATgaacataaaatattaattaaagacAACCATTGAGGTAACTTTACTAAAATACTTAAATaactaaatttatatattatttaatcaattaatataatctaaataataatcttattttaattaaaattaaggtaTACAATTAATATAATCTAAAtaataaacttttaatttttaacatcAAAACTTTAAAAGTCACTTTGATTTCTAGATCTCACATcttctaaataataatatagatcAATCATATAATTTAGTTTTTTGAACTCAActaatattaatttacttagaattttaattaaaactacttattttttgaataatgACACTTCCAAGACTATAATACTGGAAATTCCGGGATCAAAATTACTAGACATTTTCCAACATCTGACTATTATTCTAACTCACTAATCaacaaaagacaaaaaaaaaaagacagtcTCCCTCTTTGAGGattctattttaatttcttgaagtatttattgtttacatggaaatagaaaatgatattaaccatttttaaaatctctttatattttcaagcaagtaATCAATTGTGAAATAATTATTCTGAGTTATAATTTAAATTCGTAAAAGATTTCACtctaatatattaatttaaaattcgaAACTCACAACTTTTGAataatctttttaattataatataaaatatttatgttttatttgaGTTTTAACTTAAACTTATAATTATTTCActctaatataataatttatatgactttattttatttcaaaactCGCGATTTTTAAATGATTTGCTTACTTTCAATTATGATATTGaatatttatgtttatttttaacaGAAATTTATAACTCGTTTCACCCTAATGTACTAAAAGTTAAAATtcgatatatttttaaatacatAATATAGTAAAGTATATAATGTTAGATTATTTCGAAATCATGATTTTTGAATAGTTaacttctttttaattataatattaaatattttttattttgagttttaaagtgaatttgtaaattatttcactctaatatactaaagtaaaatttgatatttctTTTACATACATAAAAGAGTAAAGTATATTACtgtaaattattaaaaattcaaaatctttaaataattagtttctttttaattataatattaaatatttatattaatttttggttttaacttaaaattttaattattttactgtaatataataaatcaaaattcaatataatttTAGATATGTAAAATAGTAAAGATGTaactttaaattatttcaaaactcaaaattaaaattaacagTGATAGTAAACTCCGATTAAATATTTGGACAAATGGCATGTATGCAATGGCGATCTCCCCAACAATTATCCCATTTCCCGAGCAATtagatattataataatattaattctttttttgtgtaagttatgaaaacatttgatgatgatgatgatgatcttTTTTATGCAAGCTACGAAAACTTTTGGCATAGGAAGAGTTAGTGAATGCGAAACTcgcatttcaattttttggatGAAAAGCTTTCAATGGCAATCTGTccagcaattatatattatatacagaTATATTCTCATTTCCCATGCTCCCAGCaactaaattttatattagtaataattttgtttttttggtgtAAGTTGCGGAAACATTTGAGACTAATAACAATAacattgatgatgatgatgacgacgaCGATAATCTTTTTTGTGAAAGTTACCAAAACATTTGGTGCACGAAGAgtctgttgggaattggtgtatgttCTAGAAGCAATCtgtcatcagttctgtaatatgacatgtatttcattttaatatgagacatttatgttattgtgtagattgcgctaaatatgattttacacaataatgtccttggaataggaGGTTCAATAgacatcaagtgtgacttgattgtgagatcttataattactgaacattattcctaaatgtccatagtcaaagtattatcgttaattaggacaacgataatatggttagactagtgtgggtgttgattgatgacaaaGTCTCACAGGccatggatgtggagacatcAAGTCACACCATGGGTATatattaagagtaatgtgtattgaaCTGActcgccatgagattgctacatgggttatTACGTAACTGTCATTAACAGATCTCATAGTGATTATAGTGTAGTAGTCCTTTGACTTGaagtcaccatggattcctacatgtaatgctgtatactttgatactgtcaaacgtcACCGTAAcgggctggttataaagatagttattggatATTGTCACAGAACATGGAAAGGAATGtaagtgaccaagataggatttgtccctcctacataacgggagtgatatctcacggctGCTTGGTGGGtaaagtctaaaagtgtatgcaaacccaaatgagtcaATATAaggatatcgagctcatttgttctgatagacttacccgataaaccaagaaagagatattgagccatacaaggatgtcatcgaccatgcttTGGGATAAAGATATAGATgacaaatggattatattgTACGGTAACATAGGTCACAAGGCTTGTCGAAAAATTAACATtccaattacttgagtaacagtgatgtaTTGCTAGATGtcactcactgtttgtaatattgaaataaagATTTTGacattactatcaacgtaattgggaacctacaaagtcacacacgacgactaaatcgacgagatattttgaaacaataaaatcgtctaatagagattagatgatttaaaatatgaccgattaatcggatatttaatgagattaaatttattgattaattagactcgatttattaaattaaatgaaccCAATTGATGCACAATCCatgtcccacatcggtggaGCTTTAAATTCTTCCTCCCCGACTGTTGCTTATAAAAaggttgggggggggggggggggcgggaCAGTATATGGAAGACATATACatactgatatatatatatatatatatacacacgtgTGTATGCATATGTGTGCgcatataagtatatatgtataatttgagttgaattgttaaaaCTCAAAGTAGGTCCACTAGTCTAATAATTTCGGGTGTCGTGCCAGTGTTTCCTTCGAGCGTTGGCGGCTAGCACTGTCGATCTCGAAGATTCGTCAACAAAGTCGGTATGAATACTTGTAGAAGCGTCACGCTTGGGGCGTTttgtcgacaattttaaaattacaagtacACTTTAtccactcatatttttttagtaaGTCTTAGGATTAGTTTTATgagtagaaaattttaaatttctcttccttttacgcttccgtaaATCCTGTGAAACTAGCAGAGTCGCTAACTAAGAAGCTCAtacttcaaatttttaaacaaATAACATGCAATAGCAATTTcctatattatattacattTCCATTTCTCAAGCAATtagatataataataataacaatcttTTTTTGTGTAAGTTATGAAAACTGTGCTgttgttgatgatgatgatggtgatgacTTTTCTGTGAAAGTTACGATTGTATTGTAGATCAATCAATATCATATATTATCCATAATATTTGGTCATTCATCATATCTCGCCATTTGTgctataataataaatgtaaaTTCATAGTTTCACATTCACGGACATTGCATATgcttaaatataataaatttagtgCAATAAGCACAAGAGGTCGTGGGACGTATGTACTCCTTTATTTAGATTAATTTCATATTCTAGTGCTAAGTTAATGTGTTACCCTTATGATCGAGAAAaagattaataaatttaacATAAAGTAAACAATTTTCTTAGAactatatattcataaaaattagGTTTCCAATGATATCATTAAATTCATTTAAAGATACAAAaacatcatttttttctctaaataAAACATCTCACTATTAAATTAATGTTTTGAATAATCTTATGCACTAATTATATTACTCTCACATCTATCTGTATATAGAGGTATATTGATCTTggcttaatttttataataaaatagtatTTTTTTCTGTTAAACTCCAAAATAAGTGTCTCTAAATATTCAACTATGTCACTAAACAAAAACTTATAATTAGCTAGTGAAAGATGTTACTACTCATTTATCCATATAAcgaatacataatataaaaaaaacttccTTCTTAGAAGAACTTATTAAGAAGTAATAGTAAAGAAAATTATTCTCATATTgaaagttaaaagaacaaaggGATTTCAAATTTAAGACGGTTAAAagtcaattttttatattatagttttgttataaaaataatttcataattcaTCAAGACTAACCAAACTGGCTACCAAAAAAACCAAACTAATTTTACTTGTTATATCTCATGGCATAAATTATACATAAAATTTGACTCGCagcaatataatatttaaaattttgaaataattaatttgctaTTTATGATTCACTAGTTTTGCACTTTAACAATTGacattaattttatgaaatttttttacttgaataaaaagttaattaataatattaataaataaataaaatacacaaATGTTGCAAAATAATTTAGGGTTTCAAAATAGAATGCATCAGTAAAAATATTaagcaaatcacaaaatgcaAGGaacaataatttcaaattaatgaaaatacaaaataaactTTGATTGTCTTAAGCTGACACAATTAAATTGTAGGAGtgataaaaagaaagatgtAATATTaccttaattttgattaaaattatcttattcatttgattttacaaatattattcataaaatatGTAGACCAATACTTTTTTAAGTTAAAGAAATAGTATATTtatgtaataaaatatttcataaagCTAACTTAATGTCACGAGTTGAATATTGTTTGTTCATCGTTAAATAATAAGGCACAAAAGCCCCTCCCGCTTCCACACCGTCTTCACGTCCTCGTTCAATGGGCCCAGTTGCAAAACGATAGGCTGTGGTTTGTTTtggtaaatataaaataactcaAATTTACGAAATTATCGCTTTGGTCCCTCTTTCATTCTCCACGTCCGTCGTCTTCATTTCCCCTCCCTCGGGGCTGCAGCTCGCCGGTGAATTGCCCTGAATCCCTACCGACTTCCGATTGCTCCGCCCTAACAGCCCTCGCTTTCCGATTCTCATGGCTCCCGGTACGGTGCTCTATCCCAATCTCTTCTCGTTGACGACTTCTCTCTTGAGTTGAAATTGCGCCGGCAATTCGGGTTCTGTTTTGCGCTTTGAAGGTCTTACGTAATGAAGTGATCTTACGTGAATCTTCAGCTTCCATTGTCGGTTTCCTGTCTCTCTGCTTGCTAAGAGTAGGCTCTTTCCGGTGCTGTCATTGAATTGATAATCCACAATGAGGAATTCGATCGTCTGTTTCAGTTTTGTAGTCGGTGCTTCCAAAGCGAATGATAGTGGTTGTATTGGAACGTGATGAGGAAGTTGGTAATTTGCTCTATTCGGTTAGTCTGGCCCTTTCGGTCTCATTGGTGTAAATGCTTCCCACAGATTTCACGTCGGTTCAAGCTGAGCTCGAGTCCGCCTTGCGAATGAAGACAATGCGGTTTTTAGTTACCCAAAGGCCTTGGCTTGGTAATGTCTCCGAGTTCGATGACTGTCAAGTTTGAAAGTTCATCCTCTGATTTGTGCTTCGAGCATTTTATTGTAGGATTCCTTATTCCGCACGGTGTTTGGGTTTCAGATCTTTATGGAGTCAATGTCAGACCTGTTGCACCATTTGGGAGTGCGAGTAGCCGACCTTATGTTGATCACGCGCTCATTCATCGTAGTCTTCCTGATGAGTTGCTCTATGAGGTATTGCATCTTTGGTATTGTCTATTGTGAAGCTATTTGATTTCTTCGTCTTGATGATATGAACGGGTCTGAGAATCAATGTACCaaatcaaaatatcaataaacaGGTCTTTGCGCGAATGACTCCCTATGACCTAGGAAAGTCTTCTTGTGTTTGTCGAAAATGGAGGTACACAATCCGTAACCCTGTTTTCTGGCGCAACGCTTGCTTGAAGGCTTGGCAGGTGACTTTTGTATTTTACTCTGAAACCTTTCTCAAGGGTAGTAACTTTATACTTAAATGTTGATCTGGTGTCCCATTATGAAGGTTTCTGGAATGGTGGAAAACTACAAGATTCTGCAGTCAAAATATGAGGGTTCTTGGAGAAAAATGTGGCTCTTAAGACCAAGGGTCCGTACTGATGGTAAGCAATGATGTTCATGTCCTAATAGTTTCTTTTACACCTTGgtgttatttttcatttggACCGTAACTTAACTGATCTTAAGGTCAGTTTACATCAGTTCGCATTGAAGCATTTGGACCTACCTAGACTTTTCTTCTGCTCATAGCATAAGCAATCTGGAGTAATGTGTGTGTGCTTGTCTAGCTGCATCAAATGGAAGGAATTCCCTGTTCTTCATATGATCTCATCTATCCTTATATTCTATTTGTGAAGAACTTTTTGACTATGTCTTCGCTGTTTTGCATGGTAGGCCTATATGTGAGTAGGAACACCTATATCCACACTGGAGTTGCTGAATGGAAAGTCACCAATCCAGTCCATCTGGTAAGATCTGAAATTTATGTCTTATGTAAGAAACTTAGGCGAGGGTTATCATGTTCATGACGAAAGCCTGGACTATCATCTTAGAGTGGATCCTTTTGTCCTGCTGATTATTATCATTCTACTTTTTTGGGGGCAGGTGTGTTACTTCCGATACATAAGATTCTTTCCTTCAGGAAGGTTTCTTTACAAGGTTACTATCATCTACTTGATTTATTCCATGTAAAAATACTGACCTACTTTgagtaattatttttagaagtTGGTGGTTCTATGCAGCATCTAATTTGATTTTCTGTTCATTGATATTGTCAGAATTCTTCTCAGAAGATCAAGGAGGTAGCGAAATGCATGAACTTTCGTGCATCTAAAGCTGATTGTGTTTTCAAAGGCCATTACACTCTGTCGGATGATAAGGTTGGATTCTTTCTGTTTAGAATAAAGTGGACAATGAATAGTCAGTATTTAGTTAAAAATGAACCACTAACCTGGACTGATATCTAGACATCACCTTGCTAACTCCCTTTCCCTGCCTATCTGCCTCTATTATATTATGAGTTCCGAAGATCCATGGTTCTTGCAGCATACACAAGTTCATATACATGCATGCAGAACAACTTCGGTTCTGCTTTTTTATTGTCCTGTTTAGTATTCTTAATCTTATATTTGTTGATACTGTGTTTGCAAATTATACGATACTGCAATGCTTGCAGGTTGAAGCTGCAGTTTTGTATCCTGGCATGCGCCTGACAGTTTTAAGGATCCGACTGAGGTATAATTTCGTGCTTTCCTCAAATTCTGAAATTGAGAAAGTGAGAAATATCTGCTTGGACATTAGATTATTTGATCTGTCAGGGCCCACATCTATAATGCAGCACAATTAGGTGATCCTGGTTTCAGGAGAAGGACATATTAAATATGAAAAGGTCATATAATTGGTCTGTTGTAGTATTAATGGGAGAAGTGCATCCGCTCTATGCAGCTACCTGTTTTTTCCGGTTATGGTTTGTCATGTTGAAGTCTTCTTACCCATTGTCTCTATCTTTCATAGACTGCGAGGAACAACGCCAGGAGCAAATAATCGAATGGATTTGTTGTCACTTGTGACAAGTGGTGTGAATGATAATGAGGTCGGAGGTCCCGAAGAGGATATACTTGGTGTAGTGGAGGGGTGGGAGGATGATGAAACCCATAATCCTGATGTTCCTGCTGTCTCACACAAGAGGGGTTTAACACCTTTTGTCTTTGTTCCCTTTGAAGAGGTAAGTGCATTAATTTCATCTCGTATATCTCCAAAACTTCATTCAAGAAAACTCTCTTACATCGGCGGGGCTGCTGCCACATCGTAGTAGGCAACATTCTTGTTGGACAGAAGTACAACGATGCAACACTATGATGGTTCTATTCTCGACATTATTACCAAGATGCAAATGTAACGGTTCTATTCGCAAACATTTTTAAGTGTTCTGTCCTATACAAAGCGTGTTGGACAAAAGTAAAAACATTTCCAAGACAATTGAACGAGTTGGATTAGATAATTGTCATGTGCCTGTTGTGCGGTTACTCATCTGAAAATTATTCACTCTCTCGAGGTTCCCAATCTTTCCCTCTTAATCCCCACGAAGTACATCCTGGCATGATTGACCAtctttccccttctttttctGGATCGCAGGTCGAAAAATCAGTTCTGAATCTTCCCGTGGAAAAGATGGATTACTACGTACCTGGATGATGACTCAGGAGATGGGAGATGATCCtgcatgtgtatatatattaatcttaTATGGTTTGGTCTTTGTAATAATTTCTGTATATAGAATTGGTGGCAACGGATAGTTTTGAGTCCATTCTGCCAATACTGGTATCGAATGAAAGCCACAGAGACCCTTCTCAAAATGTCTGTATGTCCAATTTGATAGGAAAttgcttctttttcttttctgcctCCTTGTTTTGCTGGTAAACAAATGCTTGATGGAATTAATAATTCAGACGCTTGCTGCATCTACCTTTTGGTTTTGGTCTGTTAACCTCCTAGATTGTCTGCATTCCGCTTTGTGTTACATTTGGCTAAGGTTTCAAATCTTTTGCAAATCTAAACTCTAGCTGATTCCCACGGTCTGGTTAGCAGTCGGCTAATAATTCTCCGCACTAGCTAGCTTGTCCGTTAAAACGAGAATTACAAACGATACTGTCTGGCCGCACATGGCGCACAGCGAGCTGGCTGGGTGTCACCATGGCCCTTAGTGGCAGAGGCCTCCACGAGGCTTTGTCAATCCACCCCATCTCGGCCGGCCGATTGTGAATATCTGATCCAATCTGACCTTGATTTGGTTCGAGCATTCTATCAATGGCTTGGCATGGTAATAATGCTTTGTGAGTGGACATAGGAGATACCATGTTACTGTTCAGTGGCACTAGATCCGAGTTACGGATCAACTAATTTTAGTGGTAAAGATAGTTTTGAACTATATATCAATTCCTGCCCCAAAGCAGGAATCCACTCTAAGATCAGAATCAGCAACAGCCTCCGATTTAGCTACATCAGTGGAACCGGCCTttactttctttcaattttcttttttcctgcGGATGGTTTTAAAGGGCTTTCCTTTCCACTTCCCGTAGTTCTATAAAAGTCAGCCTTTAAGCTTATTTTCCCGCTGCGAGGGCCCTTATCTTTTCTAGCTCCAGAGCTtctttaaaataaagaaaggaaTCCAGGACTTGGAAGTCAGATATCGAGTAATGCGAGAAttgaaagaataataattcatttctcAACTTATCcgaaaaagaaggaagaagaaagaatgaacaaaaaaaaaaaacccaattGAAAGAATGATAAGAAATCATTTCTCACCTACCAAGCATTACTGTGAATTCAGAAACAGCATCATTCTGAATTCAATTCTTTCCCCCACTCCTTGTctataagaaaaaattgcaTAGGTTATATTCATTAGGACTCTTTAATAGAAGAGAGTAtattattcagcaaaaaaaaaaaagagtatattTTAATTGCCAGATCGATCACAGCATATTAACATTATCTTCTGTTTATTATATGAATGAATATAGATTTGTTGATGAGTTCCACTATCTATTTTGCAAATAAGCATATCGCATCAGAAAatcttattttgaaaaatcaataaacTCAAACACACAtttgattaaatatatatttatttggaacACTGAAATATTTAATGCATTAAGAGGCcattattatttgaaagaaaaaaaggactCAAAATATGTTAGGCATATtatttagaaatttaaaaattgaaaaatcctGAAgatactttttatatatatatcaaaaaattcaaaagagtCTTTGCCATTTTACGTAGATTTAccttattaaaaattcaaaaaatattatgtaagATCGacattttattagaaaatatttatttaatttaaaaatctcaaaatttcGTTTATGAAACATCCTTAACAAATGACACCttattagaaatttaaaaaatattttttatctggattttatcataaaatatatagttttaaaaaataaaaaatcttaaaaaatcatgatttattaaaattattataaattacaatactcaaaaaataaagaaaaatttattaagtaACCAGAGTATTCTGAGGTCATGTTGACATGCCTCAACTTCACCTTCATATAGCATAAATGGcaagtaaataatatataaataataatttgtgGACACACTTTTCTTTCTATTCTACCAGTAAAAGAGCAAATTAAATATACATTCGTACTTCACCCGAAacacacatacacacacacatatatatatatatatacacacgttCGAATGTACTGTACGCATTGTACATGGTATAATTACTTAAGGAAACTGAAATTTTCAATGAGTAGCTTGTCTGCTTTGATGGAGGGAAGTACCATTAAAGTTAAGATATGACACCTGTTGAATtttgcaattaaatttttaaaattttaactctaattttactCATTATATAACAAGTattaatacaattattacttttttcattttcttcaatttttttaacaatttaaatattcgattcaatttttaatactaaattctctcaactatccattatttcttttcacaatttaacaacacaatcattattttcttttaactattaattacttttttacacttttttttataattcaacaacacatcATTATAacacaattaaaattaaaactcaactctacttaactctaaaaccaaacacactataaGTTCCTAACTTTGTCTCCATTTCGAAATCCCATACGGTATGGAATGAGATAAAAGCAATCTCTTTACTCACATGCAAGATGTATTTCAAGTGTGTCATTTTTTAGGATCCCTTTTAGAGGCGCATGCGAATATACGTACAATTAAGtggttttttaaaaaactcaataatattattaatatttaaattttaataatttgccTTAGTATTTGAAATCACTTTCAAAAGTTAGGACAAAAAATGCAATTTTGACCCAATGTTTTCTCTTACTTTCCCTTTCAAATGCTAACATGTCAAAATTAGACGTGAAATACAAAAATTCTCAATGACTTTGAAATTTGGGACGAtcgttatttttttctttcaattcctCCCCCACacttttataaaaaaagaagggaaaaaatgTCTAGACCTTAACATCTTGTTTGGATTGAAGGTTACGAAGAGTTATGAAGGGATGAGTTATGGAGGAATTATAATAACCCATATTTgccttttaaaatttttaagagaGGGAGGGTTATTGAGGAATAACTAATCACATCACAACCCTTCATAACCTTTATATTTTAATCCCACTAATTTGGAGTGTTATGgagaaataaaatgattaaGAAGATCAATCATTGAGATAAAACTATAAAAAACTAATCAATGGTCAAaatctttttcaaattatcaCACCATCTCACCCCACCCTTTAATGAAGTTTATCCAAACATAGGTTATGGAGAATTAAAGAACTCCTCCATAACCCACCCCATCCCATCCTTCCATAACCCATTCCACCCAACCCCTCCAATACCTTTCATAAGATGCTATCCAAACAAAGTGTAAGAGCACTTCTCGTTGtggaatatatttttattccgTCTCTTTTTAAGTCAAATCTCATCGTCTGAACTTTAGCTTGGCTTATCATCCACCACTAATATAaggtttttactttttctaataataaatACTATGCCTAATGTTGGAGATGTCTCGAATTAAACTTGGAGACCCGAAGACCTGGAAACGAGGACGAAGAGTCAATCGAAGAAAAGGAAGCATTCAGCAACATGTGCTATGGCAAAAATGCCAGATGTGCCATGGCACAAAGTATAGAAGCGCGAGCAGCAATAGTGCCATGGCAAGGTTGTCTAAGAGCAAGAAATCTAGTGATTTAGCTTTAGTTTTGTCCGATTTCAATGCAACTCAAAATTTATTCAAATGAGAAATCTTCCTAGGTGGTTTGGAGATATTTTGGATATATTCTAGAGAATATTTAGGTTTTCTATCTATATGTAAAGGAAGTGAGTCTTGTACTTAAGATAACAACGTTGCGAAGGACGGTTGTAAGAGTGTTTGGTGAGATTTTTCAGGAATTCTCTTgggtttattttctttataactTTAGGGTTTTAAAGTGAGAAAGGTGAGAGAATTGAGAGGTCGGGAAGACTCTTCTCTGTGAGGTACAGGTTAGTAAGGGGGCTTGGAAAACACAAGTGATATCTTGGTTTTAATCTCCGATTTTTTTAGACATAGTGGATATTTCTACTCTGTTTGTGGATGTTtctgctagtttcacggggcgcaacggaagcgaaaaaggaacagaaattcaaaatttcatacccgtgaaactaattccaagacctactagaagaataagagtaaataaaagcgtacctggaattttaaaactgtcgaccaagcgtcccacgcgtgacgcctctaccggtatccacaccgactttgtcgacgagtcttcgagatcggcggtgctagcgaccaacactcg
This region includes:
- the LOC116189627 gene encoding F-box protein 7 isoform X2 yields the protein MAPDFTSVQAELESALRMKTMRFLVTQRPWLDLYGVNVRPVAPFGSASSRPYVDHALIHRSLPDELLYEVFARMTPYDLGKSSCVCRKWRYTIRNPVFWRNACLKAWQVSGMVENYKILQSKYEGSWRKMWLLRPRVRTDGLYVSRNTYIHTGVAEWKVTNPVHLVCYFRYIRFFPSGRFLYKNSSQKIKEVAKCMNFRASKADCVFKGHYTLSDDKVEAAVLYPGMRLTVLRIRLRLRGTTPGANNRMDLLSLVTSGVNDNEVGGPEEDILGVVEGWEDDETHNPDVPAVSHKRGLTPFVFVPFEEVEKSVLNLPVEKMDYYVPG
- the LOC116189627 gene encoding F-box protein 7 isoform X1 is translated as MLPTDFTSVQAELESALRMKTMRFLVTQRPWLDLYGVNVRPVAPFGSASSRPYVDHALIHRSLPDELLYEVFARMTPYDLGKSSCVCRKWRYTIRNPVFWRNACLKAWQVSGMVENYKILQSKYEGSWRKMWLLRPRVRTDGLYVSRNTYIHTGVAEWKVTNPVHLVCYFRYIRFFPSGRFLYKNSSQKIKEVAKCMNFRASKADCVFKGHYTLSDDKVEAAVLYPGMRLTVLRIRLRLRGTTPGANNRMDLLSLVTSGVNDNEVGGPEEDILGVVEGWEDDETHNPDVPAVSHKRGLTPFVFVPFEEVEKSVLNLPVEKMDYYVPG